The genomic DNA CCTCGACCAGTATGCTAGATCCCTCGTCGCGCTGCTCCTCGGGATGACACATGCTCAATCGACGAATCGCTGGCCCGACCGCGATCGACGAACGATGCAAGTCGTCGTGATCGGGCCCGTCGCGTCGCCGAGGTCGAATCGGTGACGGCGACCAGCGCATTGTACGCAACGGTCGTCGACGGATTCGGCAGAATCTCAAAGACCGCGGTGTCGCCGCCGCCCGCGCGCACTATCCAGTCTCCCGAGACACCACATGTCTCACCTAAGCCGAGTGCGCGTGCCGAGTCAAGCAGCATTGGACTGGTGAGAATAAATTCCGTGTGACTCGCCAACGTCACGAGGACACATGCACCGTATTCAGTCAGTCTCGATTGTGGTCACGTTCGTCGCGTCGCTGTCCGGTTGTGCCGGTTCGCCGGCGACGATCGCGACCGCCGCCGGCCCGGTCGTGGTGCCGCGCGCGCTCCCGAATGACGTGCGCTGGTTCCGGACCTCCGCGGAGTATCGCGCGCTCGCGCGGCAGGCGTTTCAAGTCGCGGCGGATCGAATGCCCGAGCTCTCTCGCGGCCTCGCGTCGCAGTCGTGGGCGGTGATCATGGACGCCGACGAAACAGTGCTCGACAACTCCGAGTACGAGCGGCGCCGGGCGATGCTCGACAGCGGCTACACCGATGCGAGCTGGGTCGCGTGGGTGAACGAGCGCGCGGCGACCGCGATTCCCGGCGCACCCGAGCTCACGCGCCGCGTCCACTCCCTTGGCGGACGTGTGGCGATCGTGACGAATCGCGCCGACTCGCTCTGTGCGGCGACGCGCGCGAATCTCCAATCGGCCGGCATCGAGGCGGATCTCGTGTTGTGCCAGCCATCCGGTCAAAGCGACAAGAATCCGCGCTTCGAGCGCGTGCGCAGCGGCAGCGCGGTCGCCGGGGTTCCAGCGCTCGACGTCGTGGCGTACTTCGGCGACAACATTCTCGATTTTCCGGGAATGACGCAGGCCGCGCGAAATGATCCGCGGGCGCTTGCCGACTTCGGCCGGCGCTGGTTCATTCTTCCCAATCCCATGTACGGATCGTGGCAGCAGAATCGCGATCCGTAGGCATTCATCCCACGAGGGTTTCGTGAGCTCGAGACTACCGATCGCCGTGATGGCTGCGCTTGCCGCGTCCATCGCGGTGGCTGCATGCGCCAAGACCGACGCGACCAAGAGCGGCGGCGCGACGAGTTCAGCTGATGTCGACAGTGCGGCGCAAGCCATTACCGCCGACGCGTTGCTGCAACACATCAAGGATCTGTCCGCGGATTCCATGCAAGGGCGCGCACCCGGCACGCCGGGCGAAGAGAAGGCCACCGCGTACATGGAGTCGCAGTTCAAGTCGCTCGGCCTCAAGCCGGGCAATCCCGATGGATCGTTCATTCAGAAGGTCGATCTCGTCGGCTATCTGTCGCATCCCACCGCGACGTTCAAGGCGAACGGCAAGACCGTCGCGCTCAAGTATCCCGATGATTTCATCGCGAACTCGCGCCACGAGCGGCCCGAGACGAAGATCGACAACTCCGACATCGTGTTCGTCGGCTACGGCGTCGTCGCGCCCGAATATGGCTGGGACGACTACAAGGGCGTCGACGTGAAGGGGAAGACGATCCTCATGCTCGTGAACGACCCGGCGATTCGCGTGGCCGGCGATACGACGCTCGACAGCACGATGTTCAAGGGCAAGGCGATGACGTACTACGGCCGGTGGACGTACAAGTACGAGATCGCCACCGACAAGGGCGCCGCGGCCGCGATCATCATCCACGAGACCGGGCCGGCGGGGTATCCGTATTCGGTGGTGAGCAGCAGCAACTCGCAGGAGCAGTTCGACGTCGTGTCGCCCGATGCGGAGAAGCGCGTGCCCGTCGAGGGATGGATCACGCTGCCCAAGGCGGAAGAGCTGCTGAGCGCCGCGCACTTGAATTTCGATTCGCTCAAGGCCGCGGCCGCGAAGAAGGACTTCAAGCCGGCAACGCTCACCGGCGCCACGGCGAGCTTTGACGTCAAGATCGACCACCGGCGCGTTCAGTCGAAGAACATCGTCGCGAAGCTCGAGGGCGGCGACAAGAAAGATGAATACGTCATCTACACCGCGCATTGGGACCACCTGGGTATCGGCCCCAAAGTGAACGGCGACTCGATCTACAATGGCGCGGCCGACAACGCCTCCGGCAGCTCCGCGCTGTTAGAGATCGCGAAAGCCTATACCAAGCTCAAGACGCCGCCGCGCCGCTCGATTCTCTTCCTGTCGGTGACGGCCGAGGAGAAGGGGTTGGTCGGGTCGAAGTACTACGCGACGCATCCGTTGTATCCGTTGAACAAGACCGCCGCGAACATCAACATGGACGGTCTGAACCAGTGGGGCAAAACGAGCGACTACACGGTCATCGGGCTGGGGAACAGCACGCTCGACGACGTGTTGACCGACGTCCTCAAGGC from Gemmatimonadaceae bacterium includes the following:
- a CDS encoding HAD family acid phosphatase, translating into MHRIQSVSIVVTFVASLSGCAGSPATIATAAGPVVVPRALPNDVRWFRTSAEYRALARQAFQVAADRMPELSRGLASQSWAVIMDADETVLDNSEYERRRAMLDSGYTDASWVAWVNERAATAIPGAPELTRRVHSLGGRVAIVTNRADSLCAATRANLQSAGIEADLVLCQPSGQSDKNPRFERVRSGSAVAGVPALDVVAYFGDNILDFPGMTQAARNDPRALADFGRRWFILPNPMYGSWQQNRDP
- a CDS encoding M28 family metallopeptidase, yielding MSSRLPIAVMAALAASIAVAACAKTDATKSGGATSSADVDSAAQAITADALLQHIKDLSADSMQGRAPGTPGEEKATAYMESQFKSLGLKPGNPDGSFIQKVDLVGYLSHPTATFKANGKTVALKYPDDFIANSRHERPETKIDNSDIVFVGYGVVAPEYGWDDYKGVDVKGKTILMLVNDPAIRVAGDTTLDSTMFKGKAMTYYGRWTYKYEIATDKGAAAAIIIHETGPAGYPYSVVSSSNSQEQFDVVSPDAEKRVPVEGWITLPKAEELLSAAHLNFDSLKAAAAKKDFKPATLTGATASFDVKIDHRRVQSKNIVAKLEGGDKKDEYVIYTAHWDHLGIGPKVNGDSIYNGAADNASGSSALLEIAKAYTKLKTPPRRSILFLSVTAEEKGLVGSKYYATHPLYPLNKTAANINMDGLNQWGKTSDYTVIGLGNSTLDDVLTDVLKADNRTVRPDPEPEKGFYYRSDHFEFAKQGVPSLYIDSGTEYVGKDSAYSQQKRDEYTNNDYHKPSDQVKPDWDLSGAAEDLQALFQVGYRIAQTDRWPEWKAGTEFKA